One Babesia bovis T2Bo chromosome 4 map unlocalized Chr4_1, whole genome shotgun sequence genomic window carries:
- a CDS encoding RNA cap guanine-N2 methyltransferase family protein: MVESGRTRQGRVDVIPPPRGIFDIRADSLTPKVLYLASGVDEHGKVNSAFVCVVEKHLSYSYLGDIDKIEEDIGYGTCQTNDFVKTIFWNNSPDLQLDEQAAVDASWAAESIDVAKDLKRFVTSDNVFNLPFDQAVANVNRFTTSPHKIRTLDLAAGVGGNLVYFGLNSDLTVGVELNPDRVSICKNNVNVFGLQNTHVVEQDLFDYIKQFADDPLDKAKEIGVEEYFHQSQQYDIVHISPPWGGKSYMGSIKDEIFKLQGIFDIESAMHGMSRIGNIVTIYLPRSQSLNELVRLAGIGNYPIIIITAYRLPKKVRCIHAHFVKDVEYLKYVEIHHMERTHVSYKQVATALNTLIHSTPYQSSNVNMASEMHMNYVLHAIMKYIDEKTPAVAMKIYNLLGHMPLGDILSLANEAKEIQLAGGMTKLNSEEKRTTGGIFFHLLKSQNRQLYKLVESLSSTK; the protein is encoded by the exons ACTATATCTAGCATCCGGAGTTGATGAGCATGGTAAAGTCAATTCAGCGTTTGTTTGTGTCGTGGAAAAACACCTCTCTTATAGTTATTTAGGAGATATAGATAAGATTGAAGAAGATATAGGTTATGGCACCTGTCAAACTAATGATTTTGTGAAGACCATATTTTGGAATAACTCACCTGACTTACAGTTAGATGAACAAGCAGCTGTAGATGCTTCATGGGCTGCAGAATCCATCGACGTTGCGAAGGATCTGAAAAGATTCGTTACATCTGATAACGTATTCAACCTTCCTTTTGACCAAGCAGTTGCAAACGTTAATAGATTTACGACCTCGCCGCATAAAATAAGAACGTTAGATCTGGCGGCTGGTGTTGGAGGTAACCTTGTATACTTTGGACTGAATTCGGACTTAACAGTTGGGGTTGAATTGAATCCTGATCGAGTGTCCATTTGCAAAAACAACGTCAATGTATTTGGTTTGCAAAATACTCATGTCGTAGAACAGGACTTGTTTGattatataaaacaattTGCCGATGATCCGCTGGATAAGGCCAAAGAAATAGGTGTGGAGGAATATTTCCACCAATCGCAACAATATGACATTGTTCATATATCTCCACCTTGGGGAGGGAAGAGCTACATGGGCTCCATAAAAGATGAGATATTCAAACTACAGGGAATATTTGACATAGAGAGTGCCATGCACGGCATGTCAAGAATAGGTAATATAGTAACCATATATCTTCCTAGATCGCAAAGTCTAAATGAATTAGTGAGATTAGCTGGTATTGGGAATTATCCGATCATTATAATAACGGCATACCGTTTACCAAAGAAAGTAAGG TGCATACACGCCCATTTCGTCAAAGACGTGGAATATCTAAAATATGTGGAAATTCACCATATGGAG CGAACTCACGTATCGTACAAGCAAGTTGCTACCGCACTTAATACCCTTATACATTCAACTCCATATCAATCGAGTAACGTTAACATGGCTTCGGAAATGCACATGAACTACGTATTGCACGCTATAATGAAGTATATCGACGAAAAAACGCCAGCTGTGGCAATGAAGATTTACAATCTTTTGGGACATATGCCTTTGGGGGATATTCTATCTCTGGCAAATGAAGCTAAGGAGATACAGCTTGCTGGAG GTATGACCAAACTTAACTCCGAAGAAAAAAGGACCACCGGTGGTATATTTTTCCACCTACTGAAATCGCAAAACAGACAACTTTACAAATTGGTAGAATCGCTATCAAGCACTAAGTAA